A portion of the Lolium rigidum isolate FL_2022 chromosome 1, APGP_CSIRO_Lrig_0.1, whole genome shotgun sequence genome contains these proteins:
- the LOC124684785 gene encoding translation initiation factor IF-2-like, whose translation MASPSPSFLLQLVRYVSSLPTHFMRVSTREGSGGGGAIRPLAAAPKPKPPGPPAEGPGDKGGIIHAASPLPRGLMRAAPQRQGAGGMIKAPQRPGAPAEGTGGRGGIIHAASS comes from the coding sequence ATGGCGTCGCCGTCGCCTTCGTTCCTGCTCCAGCTGGTGCGGTACGTGTCGTCCCTCCCGACCCACTTCATGCGGGTCAGCACGAGGGaaggctccggcggcggcggggcgatccgtcccctcgccgccgcccccaaGCCGAAGCCACCGGGTCCGCCGGCGGAAGGCCCCGGCGACAAGGGTGGGATCATCCATGCCGCCTCTCCCCTACCGCGCGGGCTGATGCGGGCGGCGCCTCAGAGGCAGGGCGCCGGAGGGATGATCAAGGCGCCCCAGCGGCCCGGCGCGCCGGCCGAGGGcaccggcggccgcggcgggaTCATCCATGCCGCCTCTTCTTGA